Genomic DNA from Cololabis saira isolate AMF1-May2022 chromosome 20, fColSai1.1, whole genome shotgun sequence:
ACTATACCTACAGATAACCCTGTGGTACGGCACACACTGAGAGTGTGGACTCAGTTCAGGAGACATTTTGGCCTTCTTGCTTTCTTCTTTTGTAGCTAATCATCTCTTCCAACCTTCCCTactaagacatttttttttcaagaatgGCAAAGTCTAGGTGTCTGTCGCTTTAAAGATTTCTTTATTGATAACATATTTCTATCATTTGAACAACTTTCCAAAAATGTGAATCTCCCAAACTCACATTTTTTCAGATATTTACAGGTAAGGGACTTTCTTCGATGCCGAATACCAAATTTTCCTGTGGGACCAGATTTGAATATCGTTGACTCGTTTCTCTGTTTACAACCATCACATAAAGGGTTAATATCGGTTATTTACAGTAAATTGCTCTCTGTAAGGCAAGCCCCCTTAATAAAAGTCGGCGTGGGAGCAGGATCTGAATTTGTTTGTATCAGAAGACACATGGGTGACAGCCTTTAAGTTAatagcacggtggcttagtggttagcactgttgcctcacagcaagaaggttcctggttcaactcccaggcccagcaggacctttctgtgtggagtttgcatggtATCCccggtttcctccgggtactccggtttcctcccacagtccaaaaacatgcatgctaggtaaattgatcattctaaattgcccgtaggtgtgggtgtgtctggttgtttgtggggactgcgggtggaaactagcatttctgctaaaacccggtgtatttacactgcttaatgtagtgttaattaatatgcattgtcccgtctaaataaactttgaaacatgAATAAATGGCACATCTCTCTGTGCCCGTCACTCTTTGCTACAATTTAAAGTGGTTCACAGAACTCACATATCCAAGATGAAATTATCCAGTTTTTACCCAGGTGTAGATCCATGTTGTGACAAATGTAAGACAGAGGAGGCTTCTCTTATCCACATGTTCTGGACATGTCCCAGTCTGGAGACGTTCTGGAGGGAAGTCTTCCAGACTTTATCCCTCATTGTTGGTTTGGACAGAGAGCCCAACCCTTTGCTCTCTTTGGTACCAGGGGAGGCTGATGCACGACTGAGCCTGGCTAAACGTCCAACTTTGTCATTTGCTTCCCTGCTTTCCAGACGGGCAATTCTGTTGAGGTGGAAGGATGCTGCTCCGCCCACCCACGCTCAGTGGGTGATGGATATTATGTCCTGCCTAAATCTGGAAAAAATATACTATTCCATCCATAACTTTAAAGAGAAATTTTATAAGGTCTGGAACACCAATTTTCAGATCAGTGACACCATCCCTACTTAAATCCCCTTAATGTTTTCATTATTGccgtttccttttttaaatatattatttatttagtatATGTTTGGAGATAAGTTTCCTTCCCTTCATGTGTATTTTCTACTGCTCACTTTGTTACTCTCCTTGAACTGAAACCTGACTTCCAGCtactgctttcttttttttttttactgctccAGGAATGATGACCGTCTATTGTTATATTTACCTTTGATGTGCAACCTGACTTGTTGGGATATGTTGGGGTATATGGGGGTGGGAGGGCTAAAATGGGGGCTTGGATGCAGTTCTCACAGTTCTGCCATGTCTTTGTATGTGCATCTGTTTTTGTgggaaaaatcaataaaaatatgtttgagaaaaaaataagcaaCTTTAAATGCTGAGGAAGAGACTGACGTGGAACTTCTGCAAAATATAACATATTACTCAATTCACCAAGTGTCAAAAAAAGGTCATCCGTAAACTGCAGTATCAAGCATTTCTACAGGAAATGCAGAAAGATGATCATCTCTCGACTTCCTGAACTCACCCATGACTCTGGCATGAACTTTGACTCTTACACAGACGTCGTCGTTGGTCTCGCTCAGTAACAGAACTTCCTCACACAGAACTCCCTCCTGCAGGGCCAGATACTCGCACGTTATCTTCAGGCCTCCTggaaacacagagaaacacaaacaacaagacCGATTGAGTTTCCTCTCTTAAGCCATGCACAcaatttttctttgtctttctgCGTGAGCTTTTGTTTTCTCAATATGTATCAGAGTAATTCCATGCAAACAATCGTGCAGCTGAAGGGGAACAAAATGTCAACACAGCTGACTGATAAGCAAACAAAATTAATCGAACGCTGCAGAACACCTGTTCACATCAGCTGAGGTCTGTGCACAGCAATCGACAGAGTAATATAAAAAGGTGTGACAGTGAGCTGAAACTGAAGGTCAGTAACCGCCTTTAGTTACAGGCATGTAGTGGGCGCAGCTCCCAGAGACATTAGAGGATCACCTTTAGCCCATTTCACCTTTAGCATTAGTGCTGGAGACACACTTAAGTTTCCAGTAACAAATCTATCAAAAGCGTGTTTTAACTTCCACAGGAGTCTGATGTTTGGGGTTCAGCACCAGTAGGTGAATAACAGGTAAAAGAATTAAAGACTAATGCATTAATGCGGACTATTTTGCTGCACTAATGTTATTTGAACTGTTTCTGTAGTACTCTAAAGCTAACATTGCTTACTGAAATACACAACACCATAAGAAAATACTACATGTATAGCACAGTAAAAGATTGCTGCATTATGTTATTAACAAGATAATCAACCTCATTAAAGCCTGATATCAAAGCTTAGGTAAAGGGAAtgtaaataatgaattaaatctGTGGTCCATGTTTGCAATATGGACACAACAGGTTAGTTAGaccataaaacattaaaaccacTGACAGGTGAAGTGAATAATATTTATCATTGCCAAGCAAAATGCATAATTCTCTTGGAAAACTTTGATCCGAACCCCCTTCTACTCGTAACATTGCTGAAGCCCAAAGAAGATGACCATGTGTCCAAAATCCACAGATCCTACTCATAGTAAACCCCCACCACGACTACACTGTAATGacacaatattaaaaaaaatggttttaatgttgaagtacatgggtgtatttttatttgatctGAACAttgagtatgttttttttttttttattgaggcaatATTACAGCACCAACACCTAAACATAGTACAAATAAAGGAGACCTGCGTCAAAAATGTATGTTTCTGTTATGTAATGTGGCTTAAAATCACTGGAAATGGGGAGAATTTACCCTCTCACATTAgaaagattagattagattaggttATTAGATCAGACAAGATCCGATAAAATCAGATTAGTCTCATTTATCATAATAACTGGATAATATTGTTACATACGGCACCGAGTCCAGACCATACTCTGATGACAGCTATCAGGTTTTACAAAGCTGTCATGAGGTTTGCGTCTTGAGCACAAAACTCCTGTTGGACGCTGAGTCGAGAAGAAAACTGCAGACAGGATATCAGCAGTTCaatttatatgtattttttcaGACAAAAGCACTGGAATAAGGCCGTAGAATGATCATCAATGGCCAAAAGGACACTTTTAGTGTTGCTATACAGTACATATGTTTCCCTCTACAGTGCTTACTGTAATTAATAGTAACATCTGACTAAGATGTGTAAAATGCCTGGAGTTGACCATTACCTTGAATTGGCGATATACAAATCaggtgaattgaattgacagtTAATTACTTGCAACATTGCCTTCAACGTCAGGTGTTTCCACGGTGCATCTGCATTCAAAAGCATTTTTAATGAAATCAGCCACAGACGGTCAAACAGGAGCAGAGTCTCCACAACTGGCTGGACACATTTTCCTGCTCCTCTAAGCAGCTCTAGTTGTATAAAGCTGCAAGATACGTTTCACTGCTCAGTGCCCATTCGGTGGCCGCAGAAATTAAATTAGCAGCATTACATCAGGGGAGCTTCCAAAGTAATGCAACACCACCTTTAAAAGTGATATATAGCATAAAATGTCGGACAGATTATCATATCTGAATTAAAGACTAGGCTTTAAATCGGGGGATTTGGAATTATGACACATTTGgacttttatcattttattctcaACTGACGATTATTTTTTGTAGTTTTCCGTCTCTCAGTTGCGTGTGAACCCACCCTCTGCTGCTGGAGTGATGTCAGTGATTCGCAGGTGCGGACTGGGCACCGGCGCTCGGCACACATCTTTTCCCAGAGCTGGGATGTCCGGAAGTGTGAACAGTATTTCATAGCGGTGCTGGGTCTTCAAGAAGCCGACCTAAGACAGGGACAGATATTTCAATGATTTAAGGGAGATGCATCACCTCCGAGATCAGAAAGAGAAAACAACATGTTGTTTTTCACCCTCCCAGAtcaaactggaccacatttaCAGAAAGGCCACAAGGCTTTGGCTTCACCTCTTATTGCACAATGAgagtctattaaaaaaaaaagtccacaaatggaaaacctttttttttttttttttttttttaaataagcaacaCACATTTCTCTTTGAGGGAGTCATCTAATTGAGATGATTAGTTAATACTCTGGTGATCTTAATCCCCACCTCCTCTGACAGGAATTAAAAACATTCTGTGTTTTACTCAACTCCAAAATCTTCCTGTAATGGTAACACCACGTGAACTGATCTCATTCATATGACATGTTCATCAACAGTATAGAAATCTAAGAGCTCAGACACCCAAACTGAGATCCACAGAAGTAAAGAGCATGAAAAACAACATGCTATGTCTCACAGAGCATCTGAGATATTTAGCACAGAGCTGCAAAAAGATATATTCAATCAACCTTTTGGATAacttacttttattttgaaacagtCCACAAATATTTTATATGACTCCAATATTCTCAATTCTGAGAATTGCCTTATTTCTTCTGGTCTGTCCCTTTATAATTTAAAAAGTCTACCTTGTGAGATCTGAAGGAGTTTTTATGGTGGATGGTTTACAAACGTAACGCCCTTTCATGCTGAATGCAACATATTCTGCTTTAATCTCGGTGGAGTAAAAACTTCTGGCACAAGTAAAGTTACTTCAAGGTGCATGGAGGGCTGAAGCTGAAGAAGTAGAGACTCTAACGCCacataaaacttaaaaaatatataaatataaaatataaaataaaatataaaaaataataaaaaaataacatgcttCAGCTTGTTCCCTTCATCAGTCCATTCATCAGCCAAGTCACAGAGTACAGAGGATACAGACTGATATCCTGGAAGATGAAACTTTATCAGGAAGATTAAATGTCCCCTTCATTATTCTTGCAATATGTTTAGCAAAGAGAAAAATTCATGAGCAGGAATCATCTCAGCAAGGAGCGAGGAAATCCTCACAGAGGGGATaaaaagagacagagagagggaaATTAAGGCAATAACAAGATAATGCGTAAAGCCCCTCCAGGTAAAACAGCATGCAGCAGCTTCATCCCTGCACAGCCCCAGTTACAGCGACCTGCAGAGAACAGGCTCCTCACGACACCTGGAGAAGAACAAGCGAAGCAGGAGCACAGCAGAGAAAGACAATCATCTTTCTGTAAGTGCAGTCCCAGGCATGTACGGTCTGTGAACGGTCTAATAAAGGTCATCTGGGTCAATGCTGGGGATTAACTGTTGTATGGTATTGGTATTCATAGACTGCAAATCAAAAATCACCATTAAAAGGGCCAACACTACCACTAGTGACTGGGAAGACTAGAGAAGCTTATATTTAAAGTATCATTAGAAGGAAACAAAGCAAATTTATTGAGACGCCAAGAAGGTACTGGCTTATAAATATTCACTTGTGAGATCATGCACTCATTGAGTTTCACTGCTGGAAATACAGTACTTATATAATGGATCCGTATCTAATTAATTTTgtccaaaagaaagaaaatatctTTATATTCTGCTGACATCCCCTCTAAGCCAATTTTTCTTCTCCTTGTGTTTGCAAGTTTAAGATTCACTTAAAATGTTTCCCCATTGTTGCAACTTTATCTGCAAAGTGTTAATTGTAGCAATGTGTTGGAAACACCACGGCCGCGTTGCAGAGAACACAGAGGACGGCACAAGCTCACAAAGTCCTGCATTTCTTTCCTCACCTCTGCAGGGGAGCTGTAAGCCCCACAGCAGAGAAATAACCTTTCCTTCTGTCATTTCACATGCAGCTGAAATAAGTACAGAATCTGAATGGCACCctaaccaaataaataaataaataaagaagaaataTTAATGGAAAAGAACAAGATTTATATTGTGCAGGGAATTTACAGTTGCATAAGTCAGGAAACTGTCAAAGTTTAAAGTGCCATGGCAATTACTGAAAATATATGGAAATTAATGGAAATTAGCTGAATTGTAGATTAGCCCATAACAGAATATTTAAATGtagctaaaaaaaaactatttgagCATAATCACGGTtcaaaaatgtgctttaatgCAAACCCAACTACATTTTTAGCCTGTGCATTTGTCCATCACATGCAGGCTATTTCTATTCACTGTAAATAAGAgtaatgagctgcagttgttaaTGAGGGGAAGGTTACAAGGAGTAGAGGTGGAGATGGTGCAGGAGCTTAAGTACCTGGGGTCAACTGTTCAGACCAATGGAAAGTGTGGAAAAGAGGTGAGGAGGGGAGGGCATGCAGGGTGTCACAAGAGAGTAGCAGCAGTTAAAGGAAAGCTCCATAAGTTGGTGTTGATACCAGCCGTTTTATCTGGTTTAGAGATTCTGGCACTGATGAAAAGACAGAAGGATGGACAGGATTAAGAGTGAGCACAGAGGCACAGCTCAGCTGTTTTAGAGGCCAGATTAAGATGGTTTCGACGTGTGCGGAGGAAGGACAATGGTACATTGGCAGACAGATGCTGACGATGGAGCTACCGGGCCGGCAGCAAACAGGAAGACCAAAGAGGGGATTTATGGATGATATTCAAAGAGGAAATGCAGCTAGTTGGTGTGAGAGTGGAAGAGACAGAGGACACGATCACGATGCTTCTTTTATCTGAGCTTGACGACTCGTAAAGGTGAAAAAAGCCAAAAGAGGAAGAAGTCCAGGGTTGATTTGATTATATTAAGCTTGTGGCTAAACACAGGCTTTACAAATGCAAAATGGCACAATAATTTTACTGGTGTGAAACACCACCACAGCCGTCTTTCCACCACTTCTTCTTACATGGGATACTGCTGGAAAATAATCTTACTGGTGTTGTTTACATATTTTAAGGACACTACTGTCTTGTGCAAATCACAATGAGTACCACAACCTTCTACCACCTATTTATGGCACTGAAATAAAATGGTCGGTGGACTATTTACAACTACAGACAACGGCGTTTGTGCAACGCCAtacattacaaaaaacaaaccacTTCCAGGCAACCAAAGAAAATTCTGTTTTGGGAAGACTGTACACTTTTAACATCAGGCATAGTCACCTTGTCCCATGCGGTGCTGGGCCATAATTATGCAGATTCAAGTGAATGTGGATTTTCAATCTTTAAGCATCGCCGTAAATtacaaatctaaaaaaaatgaatttattttacTCAGCTGCGACAGGGAGCAATTCAACAGGTGGCAGATGACATGTGCCAGTTGGCTGCAGCAGGACTTCAGCAGCTGACCGGAGGTCTGATCAGGTCCTGGCGCTTTGTTGGGTTTGGTCCTTTTCAGCATGAGTTCaacctcttctttttttaacaatatctttattgttttttcatttacaaaCAGAATATTACAATAAAGGACATTTCACATCTAGTTCTGACTTAACAGTTTTAACCCACCCCACATCCCTTCTCTCTTTACATATTTCTTGTTATACAATCCAAAGTTGGTACCTAATACCAGTAACAAATAACAATACAGTCCAGTGGTACCTCTAGGaaattaaagatatacataacctaaacaaaataatcaaaaattacCCTTTCCCTGTCATCCTCCAGATTCCTTCTTAGGTATCCTGCCCTGCATTGTCCTCCCGTAGAAGCGCCCCAACCTCAACCTCTTCTGGCTGCAGCTCTGGGATTGTTTTGGTGGGGAACCTAGAGGTGACTGGTTAAATCCACAAAAGAACTGATTGAGATGTCCTGCCGTTTTGATGGGAGCAGTCTGCAGCGTTGAGCTATTATTGAGAAGGCCA
This window encodes:
- the LOC133420609 gene encoding adipose-secreted signaling protein — encoded protein: MATAKKTCTKAGGVHFSQEPPSAGASSHVHFDEKLHDSVVMVTPEDDGNFMVKVGFLKTQHRYEILFTLPDIPALGKDVCRAPVPSPHLRITDITPAAEGGLKITCEYLALQEGVLCEEVLLLSETNDDVCVRVKVHARVMDRHHGTPMLLEGVRCIGTELEYDSEQSDWQGFD